One stretch of Candidatus Saccharibacteria bacterium oral taxon 488 DNA includes these proteins:
- a CDS encoding HAD family hydrolase — translation MRDYLDIIKRNLLSPIVLAIFLLAGALIYVREYRDAWFISVVIVVNSLIGIVQEIRAKRVLHRLELMSAPRARVLRDGQAVEVPYDSLVVGDEIILQAGDELPADATVIASKGLELNESMLTGESAAVEKAAGDTVLAATTVLAGEGTARVAAVGDQTKAGAISQVLKRYKPELTPLQRAIWRAISFLTYGAIVLAALIFIVYYLSGDNVVIILKTITSAAVTVVPEGLLLASSLLLAFGSLRLAQAKVLPQKLAAIEAMALLNLLAVDKTGTLTSDEVTLERVVAFDESGVLMSSAIADSEKLHAARPVVARVPDFSESAVASFAALIAHETSGGNITGQAILAELTPPKHADIIEVMAFSSARKMAGVRAKIDGQTRTLMMGAPEFVAKLAPVDTMLQRQLDEWADSGLRVLMLAEFDGETTKLKDLPDGSGRAIGAVILRNSLRDGVIDTVKFLQEQGVVIRVISGDNPRTVQHIARQAGIANPDKAILGSALAGLSDKAFDKAADEHTIFARVLPEQKERLIAHFKQSGKFTGMVGDGVNDALALKKSDLGVAMYAGAPASRRVADIILLNNSFTSLPIGMKLGNRIMQAIEVIATLFFHKIIYGVVLLLSTMLVGLNYPYAPRHITFLNIFLVTMPTIMWTLFPPRPRHRVNPVYFWRDTLQAVAPIALLTGLTVAFTYWSGVTLHPHQAAEAATMTVLTATFFGIYLVFLVGPMLGVVLDKRAHLARTLYLAGVLFVTLVSFGIEPLRQFFDFTMPNVALLWPGIAVVVPVALAQWWLARRAGRKFADMVEAANERMKTNRPE, via the coding sequence ATGCGAGATTATCTAGACATTATCAAGAGAAATTTACTATCGCCAATTGTGCTGGCGATTTTCCTGCTGGCCGGGGCGCTGATTTATGTGCGCGAGTACCGGGACGCTTGGTTTATTTCGGTGGTGATCGTGGTCAATTCGCTGATCGGCATCGTGCAGGAGATTCGTGCCAAGCGGGTGCTGCACCGGCTGGAGCTGATGAGTGCGCCCAGGGCGCGGGTGCTGCGTGACGGCCAGGCGGTGGAAGTGCCGTATGATTCGCTGGTTGTTGGCGATGAGATTATCCTACAGGCTGGTGATGAGCTGCCGGCGGACGCGACAGTGATAGCGTCGAAGGGCTTGGAGTTGAATGAAAGTATGCTCACGGGCGAGTCGGCGGCAGTCGAGAAAGCGGCTGGCGATACGGTACTGGCGGCGACCACGGTGCTGGCGGGCGAAGGTACGGCGCGGGTCGCGGCGGTCGGCGACCAAACGAAGGCCGGCGCTATCAGCCAAGTTCTCAAGCGCTACAAGCCAGAGCTGACACCGCTGCAGCGAGCGATTTGGCGAGCGATTTCCTTCTTGACATACGGCGCGATCGTGTTGGCTGCCCTGATTTTTATCGTGTATTATTTGTCGGGTGATAACGTGGTGATTATCTTAAAGACGATTACTTCGGCGGCGGTGACAGTAGTGCCGGAGGGGCTGCTGCTGGCTAGTTCCCTGCTGCTGGCGTTCGGCTCGCTGCGGCTGGCGCAGGCCAAGGTGCTGCCGCAAAAATTGGCGGCGATCGAGGCGATGGCGCTGCTCAATCTGTTGGCTGTGGACAAGACTGGCACGCTGACTAGCGACGAGGTGACGCTGGAGCGAGTGGTGGCGTTTGATGAGTCGGGTGTACTGATGAGCTCGGCAATAGCTGACTCAGAAAAGCTACACGCCGCGCGCCCAGTGGTCGCTCGGGTTCCGGATTTTTCTGAGTCAGCTGTTGCCTCTTTCGCTGCTCTCATCGCCCATGAAACCAGCGGCGGTAATATCACCGGGCAAGCGATCCTCGCAGAACTCACGCCGCCCAAGCACGCAGACATCATCGAGGTGATGGCCTTTTCCTCGGCGCGCAAGATGGCGGGCGTCCGGGCGAAAATTGACGGTCAAACGCGGACATTGATGATGGGAGCGCCGGAGTTTGTGGCTAAATTGGCGCCGGTTGACACCATGTTGCAGCGGCAGCTGGACGAGTGGGCGGACAGCGGCCTACGAGTGCTGATGCTGGCGGAATTTGACGGTGAAACGACGAAACTCAAGGATCTGCCGGACGGTTCTGGGCGGGCGATCGGCGCGGTGATTTTGCGTAATTCCCTGCGCGACGGCGTGATTGATACGGTCAAGTTCCTCCAGGAGCAAGGCGTGGTCATCCGGGTGATTTCCGGCGATAATCCGCGCACCGTGCAGCACATCGCGCGCCAGGCGGGCATCGCTAATCCGGACAAGGCCATCCTCGGCTCGGCATTGGCGGGTCTCAGCGACAAAGCCTTCGACAAGGCCGCTGATGAACACACAATTTTTGCTCGCGTGCTGCCAGAGCAAAAGGAGCGGCTGATCGCTCATTTCAAGCAGTCCGGCAAGTTCACCGGCATGGTCGGCGACGGTGTCAACGACGCGCTGGCGCTGAAAAAATCTGACCTCGGCGTGGCGATGTACGCCGGTGCTCCGGCGTCGCGGCGGGTGGCGGACATCATTTTATTGAATAACTCGTTTACGTCCCTGCCGATTGGCATGAAGCTGGGTAATCGGATCATGCAAGCGATCGAAGTCATCGCCACCCTGTTCTTTCATAAGATTATTTACGGTGTGGTGCTGCTACTCAGTACCATGCTGGTTGGGCTGAATTATCCGTACGCGCCGCGGCACATCACCTTTCTCAATATTTTCCTGGTGACTATGCCGACGATCATGTGGACGCTGTTTCCGCCACGGCCGCGTCATCGGGTCAATCCGGTGTATTTTTGGCGCGACACCTTGCAGGCGGTGGCGCCGATCGCGCTGCTGACGGGCCTCACCGTGGCCTTTACCTACTGGTCGGGCGTGACACTACATCCACATCAAGCGGCCGAGGCGGCGACGATGACGGTTCTGACGGCAACGTTCTTTGGGATTTATCTGGTGTTTTTGGTCGGGCCGATGCTCGGTGTGGTTCTGGATAAGCGGGCGCACCTGGCGCGGACGTTGTATCTGGCGGGGGTGCTGTTCGTTACCTTGGTGAGCTTTGGCATTGAGCCACTCAGGCAGTTCTTTGACTTTACTATGCCAAACGTTGCTCTGCTCTGGCCGGGCATCGCCGTAGTCGTTCCCGTCGCCCTGGCCCAGTGGTGGCTGGCTCGCCGTGCTGGTCGGAAGTTCGCTGATATGGTAGAAGCGGCTAATGAGCGGATGAAGACGAACCGCCCAGAATGA
- a CDS encoding ABC transporter permease produces MLRITDSLRLAGTKLRVRRIRLSITVVVSGLLFAALLAGLTMLMGAQRSVEEFDRGSLNNRYLVAQTAIRPNNIEFTSNLTARAEAERTQMIKDKQALAARLGLPYDPKSEPPIMQSFPDSPPYPNNQSIIVQRLIRQETAKLPRLTADAQWQFARTHGAIRQFSIQSIAANGMLNYMERGIESFDDKRQQNNQPTPLEEFKQQFGSITAIDQSLLGGYLLAGASAKPSEIPLIIRYQDAEVLLGLKPLDKNAGNDMQLARLKELRQKAGQLTFSACYRNPASQELLQTAKQQIQAAANQAKKPSADYVKPDREYAIPPADSCAAPTVVKDNRSAEAKRTEANQRQFDQTFGSTQSEPAQAKFTFRVVGLMPDDMKATQSDIGSFLQQFLSTRLSHTWIMPRGSMTTAAQTALESTIQTATNNDQGGANRDETLAIYEFSDPNKARSYLAAASCGEGAAQPEPAEASKTQKSNKSICLPHYVVFASPTGSNSLVNYDAMERLKPIIMWTFIGVTIIAAFILLIIISRTIADSRKESAVFRALGATRLDISQIYFVYTMIVALLTALFSITAGLIVVYIADNMFASQITATLRIAMTPKDLATTFHFWTMDWMVIGAVALSIIAAAVLACLIPLIRNTRRNPIKDMRDE; encoded by the coding sequence ATGCTTAGAATCACCGATTCGCTGCGGCTGGCTGGCACCAAACTCCGAGTGCGGCGTATTCGCTTGTCCATCACCGTGGTCGTGTCCGGGCTGCTTTTCGCGGCGCTGCTGGCGGGACTGACTATGCTAATGGGCGCTCAGCGGAGCGTCGAGGAATTTGATCGGGGCAGCCTGAATAATCGCTACTTGGTGGCGCAAACCGCCATTCGGCCAAATAATATTGAATTTACCTCAAATCTAACCGCCCGCGCCGAAGCCGAACGCACGCAAATGATCAAGGACAAGCAGGCGCTGGCTGCCCGCCTCGGCCTGCCATACGACCCCAAATCCGAACCGCCAATCATGCAGTCATTTCCTGACAGCCCGCCGTACCCGAACAACCAAAGCATCATCGTCCAGCGGCTTATTCGCCAGGAGACCGCCAAATTGCCGCGCCTCACAGCAGACGCGCAGTGGCAATTTGCCCGCACCCACGGTGCCATCCGGCAGTTTAGTATTCAGTCAATCGCCGCCAATGGCATGCTGAATTATATGGAGCGGGGAATTGAGTCGTTTGACGACAAGCGCCAGCAAAACAACCAGCCGACACCATTGGAAGAATTTAAGCAGCAATTCGGCAGTATAACCGCCATTGACCAATCGCTACTGGGCGGCTATCTGCTGGCTGGCGCCAGCGCCAAACCCAGCGAGATCCCGCTGATCATCCGCTACCAGGACGCCGAGGTGCTGCTCGGTCTCAAGCCGCTGGATAAAAATGCCGGCAATGATATGCAACTAGCCCGGCTCAAAGAATTGCGCCAAAAAGCCGGGCAGCTAACATTCAGCGCTTGTTATCGTAACCCGGCTTCGCAAGAATTACTGCAAACCGCCAAACAGCAAATCCAAGCTGCCGCCAATCAAGCTAAAAAACCATCCGCCGATTATGTCAAACCAGACCGCGAATACGCCATACCACCTGCCGATTCCTGCGCTGCGCCGACCGTCGTTAAGGATAATCGTTCAGCCGAAGCCAAGCGCACCGAAGCTAACCAGCGCCAATTTGATCAAACTTTCGGCTCAACCCAGTCCGAACCCGCCCAAGCCAAATTTACTTTCCGCGTCGTCGGTCTAATGCCGGACGACATGAAAGCCACCCAGAGTGACATCGGCAGCTTCTTGCAGCAGTTTTTAAGCACCCGCCTGTCACACACCTGGATCATGCCGCGTGGCTCAATGACCACCGCGGCGCAAACGGCACTTGAATCGACCATTCAAACTGCCACCAACAATGATCAAGGTGGCGCCAACAGGGACGAAACGCTAGCCATCTATGAATTCAGCGACCCCAACAAAGCTCGCAGCTACCTGGCAGCCGCCTCTTGCGGCGAAGGAGCCGCCCAACCCGAACCCGCTGAAGCTTCCAAAACCCAAAAATCTAATAAATCAATCTGCCTGCCGCACTACGTAGTATTCGCGTCGCCCACCGGCAGCAACTCGCTCGTCAATTACGACGCCATGGAACGCCTCAAGCCAATCATCATGTGGACGTTCATCGGCGTGACGATCATCGCCGCCTTTATCTTGCTGATTATCATTTCCCGCACCATCGCCGACAGCCGCAAAGAATCCGCAGTTTTTCGAGCGCTCGGAGCAACACGGCTTGATATTAGCCAAATTTATTTCGTCTACACCATGATCGTGGCGCTGCTTACCGCGCTGTTCAGCATCACCGCCGGACTGATCGTCGTATATATCGCCGACAATATGTTCGCTAGTCAAATCACCGCGACGCTGCGCATCGCCATGACGCCGAAAGACTTGGCGACGACCTTCCATTTCTGGACGATGGACTGGATGGTCATCGGCGCGGTCGCACTTAGCATCATCGCCGCGGCTGTACTGGCATGCCTGATACCACTCATCCGCAACACCCGCCGCAACCCGATCAAAGACATGCGTGATGAATAG
- a CDS encoding ABC transporter ATP-binding protein, with protein MKPEVGRARDEDIAAFLAKFDDVEEAIDAIRNFAQPAVSAGLVDLPPAAKSDSAAKVMTPSAAAPECSGRCHIAVTDLAKSYRVGRQTIPALGGVSLDIFAGEFVAITGASGSGKSTLLQLIGGLDKPSAGQILINDQPLSRLSDRQLSRFRSREIGFVFQSFYLQPFLTLSANLEIPAMFARVKPKQRRARAQELAELVGLADRMHHLPRELSGGQIQRAAIARALFNRPNILLADEPTGNLDSANSDRIIDLFHQIRRELGTTVVIVTHNPDIAAAADREIRLKDGRVTDA; from the coding sequence ATGAAACCAGAGGTGGGAAGGGCACGCGACGAGGATATCGCGGCATTTTTAGCGAAATTTGACGACGTCGAGGAAGCAATCGACGCAATCCGTAATTTCGCCCAGCCAGCTGTTTCGGCTGGTTTGGTTGACTTACCTCCAGCCGCCAAATCCGATTCAGCCGCTAAGGTTATGACGCCGTCCGCTGCTGCGCCAGAATGTTCCGGCCGCTGCCACATCGCCGTAACCGACCTCGCCAAATCTTACCGCGTCGGCCGCCAGACCATTCCAGCGCTCGGCGGCGTTAGCCTTGATATTTTCGCTGGCGAATTCGTAGCCATCACTGGCGCTAGCGGCTCGGGCAAAAGTACTTTACTGCAACTCATCGGCGGACTCGACAAGCCGTCCGCCGGTCAAATCCTCATTAACGACCAGCCGCTCAGCCGCTTGTCCGACCGGCAACTGTCACGGTTTCGATCGCGTGAAATCGGCTTTGTTTTTCAATCATTTTATCTGCAGCCATTCCTAACCCTGTCCGCCAATCTGGAAATTCCTGCCATGTTTGCCCGCGTCAAGCCCAAGCAGCGCCGCGCCCGCGCCCAGGAGCTCGCCGAATTGGTCGGGCTAGCAGACCGGATGCACCATTTGCCGCGCGAACTTTCCGGCGGTCAAATTCAGCGCGCTGCCATCGCCCGTGCCTTATTCAATCGCCCGAATATTTTACTCGCCGACGAGCCGACAGGCAATCTGGACAGCGCCAATTCCGACCGCATCATCGACCTATTTCATCAAATTCGCCGCGAACTCGGCACCACGGTCGTTATCGTTACACACAATCCAGACATCGCCGCAGCAGCCGATCGTGAAATCCGCCTGAAGGACGGGAGGGTAACCGATGCTTAG
- the recR gene encoding recombination protein RecR, producing the protein MKPTILPAALTTLIDEFGGLPGVGPRTAERYAYAVLRRDARRAEQLARALDRLHTRVKTCPVTFALIDHDQEVSPLYQDESRNRRLICVVEEPLDIVALERTGQYSGTYHVLGGAISPIDGIGPEQLHIPELIERIKHDDAEELIIATNASVEGESTALFLQRYLQEAGLTITISRLARGIPVGVDLEYADQITLTHALEGRRTL; encoded by the coding sequence ATGAAACCGACGATTTTACCAGCGGCGCTGACGACGCTGATTGATGAATTTGGTGGACTACCTGGGGTTGGGCCGCGAACTGCTGAGCGCTATGCCTACGCTGTACTTCGGCGTGACGCCAGACGGGCTGAGCAGCTAGCACGGGCGCTAGATCGGCTGCACACACGTGTTAAAACCTGTCCGGTCACGTTCGCGCTGATCGATCATGATCAAGAGGTGTCGCCGCTATATCAAGACGAGTCGCGCAATCGCCGCTTGATTTGCGTAGTCGAAGAGCCGCTGGACATCGTGGCGCTGGAGCGGACGGGGCAGTATAGTGGCACCTATCACGTGCTGGGCGGGGCGATTTCACCAATTGATGGCATCGGCCCGGAGCAGCTACACATCCCCGAGCTCATTGAGCGCATCAAGCATGATGACGCCGAGGAATTAATCATCGCCACCAACGCGTCGGTCGAGGGCGAATCAACCGCGCTCTTTTTACAGCGCTACCTCCAGGAGGCCGGTCTCACCATCACCATCTCGCGCCTGGCTCGCGGCATCCCCGTCGGCGTCGACCTCGAATATGCCGACCAAATCACCCTGACGCATGCGCTGGAAGGACGACGAACGCTATAG
- a CDS encoding YbaB/EbfC family nucleoid-associated protein has product MAFDQVKMLQQLRKAQKQLGKEIIEVEAGDGAVVVQITGELKIKSIKINPKMVDLDNIEQLEHWIQIAIRDGLAKAQEVAAETMKPLMGGLGNLPF; this is encoded by the coding sequence ATGGCGTTTGACCAAGTCAAGATGTTGCAGCAACTGCGCAAGGCCCAGAAACAACTCGGCAAGGAAATCATTGAAGTAGAAGCCGGCGATGGCGCAGTGGTCGTCCAGATCACCGGCGAGCTGAAAATTAAGTCGATCAAGATTAATCCAAAAATGGTTGACCTCGATAATATCGAGCAGCTGGAACACTGGATCCAGATTGCAATTCGCGACGGTTTAGCCAAAGCGCAGGAAGTTGCTGCCGAGACGATGAAGCCGCTGATGGGCGGGCTGGGCAACTTGCCGTTCTAA
- a CDS encoding glycosyltransferase family 39 protein codes for MKKRKLADSAVYRWRYWLGYMALIVLFCAAITAASLYAPGGVSEAEIEALSTTNAISPTNLGSFAQTNLPFHLLQRGLFSIFGVTIYTIKLPSLILSFIAAVAIFFLLRRWFKPNVTILSLVIMIVTGQLIFFAQSFTPHILYITYAALILLFASLIVQRAKGSALWRLLLAATVGLSLFTPYFWYIHLMLLLVALIHPHTRYALLAKRNRFKWLPAIVVLALTSALAIFLAATHHDLLKSLVGIHSLSWALVDNLRLLLYHYLWVKPTVVGGQITPVLDFSALFLIALGFFKTVQQHHTARSYMIGVWLLLSLPLLALQPSMTSIIILPLFILLAVGVEALLNQWYSLFPRNPYARITGLLMLMALIGVMVLSGLDRFTNGYRHFSGAVHEFSTDLPLLQKAIAGRQNVVLVANPHEAPLYETVARYSKHKLAVNQPAAEGATLVITRAEQMAHPNTDGWTLERIVTNSHTERADRFYLYKLAKK; via the coding sequence ATGAAAAAGCGGAAACTTGCCGACTCGGCTGTCTATCGTTGGCGCTATTGGCTAGGCTACATGGCGCTGATCGTGCTATTTTGTGCGGCCATCACCGCCGCTAGTTTGTATGCCCCGGGCGGCGTGAGCGAGGCGGAAATTGAAGCGCTTAGCACCACCAATGCCATCTCGCCAACTAACCTCGGCTCGTTCGCCCAAACCAACTTACCATTTCACCTCTTGCAGCGCGGATTATTCAGCATATTTGGCGTCACCATCTATACCATCAAGTTGCCGTCGCTTATCCTGTCATTCATCGCAGCCGTTGCCATATTTTTCCTATTGCGGCGCTGGTTCAAGCCCAATGTCACCATCCTGTCGCTCGTCATCATGATCGTCACCGGCCAGCTGATCTTCTTTGCCCAAAGCTTCACGCCGCACATCCTCTACATCACCTATGCTGCGCTCATCCTCCTCTTTGCCAGCCTGATCGTTCAGCGCGCTAAGGGCTCGGCCTTGTGGCGGCTGCTGCTGGCGGCGACGGTCGGCCTGAGTCTGTTTACGCCGTATTTTTGGTATATTCATCTGATGCTGCTGTTGGTAGCGCTGATCCACCCGCATACCCGCTACGCGCTACTCGCCAAACGCAATCGCTTCAAATGGCTACCAGCGATCGTCGTTCTCGCGCTCACGAGCGCGCTGGCAATTTTCCTCGCCGCGACGCATCACGATCTACTCAAATCACTGGTCGGTATTCACAGCCTCAGCTGGGCGTTAGTCGATAATTTGCGGTTGCTGCTCTATCATTATCTCTGGGTCAAGCCAACCGTTGTCGGCGGTCAGATCACACCGGTGCTCGACTTTTCGGCGCTGTTTCTGATCGCTCTCGGATTTTTCAAAACCGTCCAACAGCACCACACCGCACGTTCGTACATGATCGGCGTCTGGCTGCTACTAAGTTTGCCGCTGCTGGCGCTGCAGCCATCAATGACCAGCATTATTATCTTGCCGCTATTTATCCTGCTGGCGGTTGGCGTCGAGGCACTGCTCAATCAATGGTATTCGCTGTTCCCGCGCAATCCTTATGCCCGTATCACTGGCTTATTGATGCTGATGGCGCTCATCGGCGTGATGGTGCTCTCGGGCCTCGACCGCTTTACCAATGGGTATCGTCATTTCTCGGGCGCGGTGCATGAATTTAGCACTGACTTGCCACTGCTACAAAAAGCCATCGCCGGCCGGCAAAACGTCGTTCTCGTCGCCAACCCGCACGAGGCGCCGCTCTACGAAACCGTCGCTCGCTATAGCAAGCACAAACTCGCCGTCAATCAGCCGGCCGCGGAGGGTGCTACGCTCGTCATCACCCGCGCTGAACAAATGGCACACCCCAACACTGACGGCTGGACACTCGAGCGCATCGTCACCAATAGCCACACCGAGCGGGCTGACCGCTTTTACCTCTACAAATTGGCGAAAAAATAG